Below is a genomic region from Microbacterium sp. LWO12-1.2.
CATGCGTGAGAACTCCCCGTCCAGCGAGCCGATCGCGATGATCCGTGCCGTGCGCATCGGCGGCCCCGGCCGCGAGTTCCTCCTCGACGATGAACCTGTCGACATCCAGATCGCGGAGGGGCACATCGTCGACATCGCGCCGACTGGCACTCTCCGACCGCAGGGGGAGGTGCTCGACGCGGACGGCACGTGGGCGGTGCCTGGGTTGTGGGACAACCACGTCCACACCGTGCAATGGGCACTGGCGGCAGAGCGCGAGCCGCTCGGCCTGGTCGTATCTGCCGCGGAGGCCGCACGCCGGATGACGCATGTCGCGCCGCTGGCGGACGGTCGTCGGGTGGGCAGCGGCTACCGTGACGCCCTGTGGAGCGACGCACCCGATCTGTTTACCCTGGACGCCGCGACCGGTGACGTGCCGACGTACCTGATCAATGCCGACGTGCACAGCGTGTGGCTGAACTCTGCCGCGCTTCGACGCGAGGGATTCCACAGCGTCGACGGGATTCTTCGCGAGGAAGACGCCTTCGAGATCTCGCGGCGTCTGAACGCCGTGGATCCCGCTCACAGCGATCGTGCGGTGCAGCAGGCGGGAGAGCAGGCAGCTTCCCGCGGTGTCACCGGACTCGTCGACTTCGACATGGCCTGGAACGCGGAGGCGTGGCCGCGCCGCATCGCAGCCGGCTTCGCCGCACATCGCGTGGAGTTCGCGGTGTACCCGTTCGATCTGGACAGGGCGATTGCCGCGGGCCTGCGCACCGGAGAACTGCTCGAACCGGAGGGCGACCCGTCCGCGAGGGGCGGACTCGTGCGGGTCGGGCCCCTCAAGATCATCTCCGACGGATCGCTCGGGACGCGCACCGCGGCCTGCTCGCACGCCTACCCGGGAGACCCGGCGAACTTCGGCGTGCTGAACGTCCCGCGCGATGCCCTGATCGAGGCACTTGTCACGGCGACCGGCGCGGGACTGAGCGTGGCCGTGCATGCGATCGGCGACAGAGCGACCACCTCTGCTCTCGACGCTTTCACCGTGAGCGGCGCAACCGGCACGATCGAACATGCTCAGCTCGTGCGTCACGCCGATCTCGCCCGATTCGCGCGGCTCGGCGTGAGCGCCAGTGTGCAGCCGCAGCATGCGCTCGACGACCGCGACCTCGTCGAGCGGCACTGGGCCGAGCAGACAGCGATCGGGTACCCGCTCGCCTCACTCCTCGCTGCCGGAGCCGAGGTGCGGTTCGGATCGGATGCGCCGGTCGCAGAGCTCGATCCCTGGCGTGCGATTGCGGCAGCGGTGTCTCGGACGGACGATGAGCGCGAGCCATGGCATCCGGAGGAGCGCGTGAGCGTCGACCAGGCGCTGCAGGCAAGTGTGCGGTCATCTATCCGGCCGGGTGAGCCTGCAGACATCGTGCTGTGCGGCCTGAACCCGCAGACATCGACGGGGTCGGAGCTGCGCGGGATGCCGGTCATGGCGACTGTTCTGGCAGGCCGAGTCACCCACACCGCCTGAGGAGACGCGGAAGGGGGCATCAGGACGTATCCCGATGCCCCCCCCCTTCGATGCCGCGAGGTCTTACGCAGCGATGTGCGAAACGAGGAACCAGCGGTCCTTCTCGAGGCCGCGCATGATCTCGATCGCGACGTCCTGGCTCGTGAGGTCGACCTCGTCCAGACCGTCGATCGCGGCCTTGACGTCGACCAGGATCGCGTCGATGTCGGCGATGACGGCGCGCACGAGCTCGTCCGACTGCGTGAAGCCTGCGGGCACTGCGCTGGTGCCGGCCTTCTCGGCGACGGTGCTCAGTCGCGCGTCGATCGGGAGGCCGAGAGCGACGATGCGCTCCGCAGCCGTGTCGGCGAAGTCACCAGCATGGGCGACGATCGTGTCGAGCAGCTCGTGGACGCCGATGAAGTTCGCGCCGCGGACGTGCCAGTGGGCCTGCTTGCCGTTGACGGTGAGTGCTTCGAGACCCAGAACGACCGGAGAGAGGAACTGCGCTGCGGCAGCCGCCACGGTCGGGTCGCTGGCGGTGGTGGAAACGGTCTGTGCCTTGCTCATCTTGTGCTCCTCCGTGGTGCCTTCTCTTACCTGATGAAGACAACGCTACTCAGGCTCAGACATTCCGCAAGCAAGCTGAGGCTCCACTTACACGCGCGGAATCCCGCGGTTTTCCGGCGATGTGAGGATAGTCTCGCCTCATGACCATCGCAGCAGGCGCGTCCGTCCTCGCCCTCCCCGATCGCACCCCGTCCATCGCCGATGACGCCTTCGTCGCCGAGGGCGCGCGTGTCGTCGGCGACGTGACCCTGTCTCCGGGGGTCAGCGTCTGGTACAACGCCGTGCTGCGCGCGGATTCGGCGCCGATCGTGATCGGTCGTGACAGCAACGTGCAGGACAACGTCTCGCTGCACGTCGATGATGGCCACCCGGTCGTGGTCGGTGCGAAGGTGTCGATCGGTCACAACGCGGTGGTTCACGGGTGCACGATCGGCGACGGCTCATTGGTCGGTATGGGCGCCGTCATCCTCAGCGGCGCCGTGATCGGAGACGGGTGCCTCATCGCCGGGGGAGCAGTCGTCCTCGGCGGCACTGAGGTACCCGACGGTTCGTTGGTCGCCGGCGTGCCCGCAAAGGTTCGCCGTGCGCTCAGCGACGAGGAGCGGGCGGGCCTCGTCGCCAATGCCGACATCTACCTGACGCACCTGCAGACGCACAGCGCTGCGACGCCAGCCTGATGCGCGTCCACCGATAAGCTGGGTGCACACGGGGCGGTGGCCAAGCTGGTCAAGGCAGCGGGCTCATAACCCGACGATCGTGGGTTCAAGTCCCACCCGCCCCACTCATCCTCCCTCTGTAGCCGCGTGAGCATGCGGACTGTCGGAGATTCCTCAAGAGGCCTGTGTGGCTCATGGTCGCAGCAGCGGCGACTCGCCGATCATGCATTCGCCCCGTCGCCCCGTGCAGGCGGAACCAACGGATGGCGTGGCTGCGGGGCGCTCATGGTGGAATGGAGGGGTGTCCGCCGCGATATCGGCATCAGCATCCAACGCGGGCGGAGGCCGGCCGGGCGACGAGGAAGACGATGACTGAACATAGCAAGGCGCACCCACCGGGGCTCTTCGGCCACATCGCGGGTGTCGAGGTCGCACTCCTGACCATCGCGCGCGCCGGCACCTTCGGCGCCCCCGACGACTATGTCACTGCTCGCCGAGCGGATGTGCCCGCCGGGACCACCGAGCTGTCGGTCGACCGTCCGGACGTGGTCGACGTGATCCGTGTGCCGATGTCGGAGGTGGAGCAGCTTTCCCGATGGACGTGGACAGTGCGGCTCGATGGCGGTGAGTACGAGGCGCGTCAGATGCGCGATGGTCAGGTGCTCATCGGAACGTTTGACAGCCGGTTCGTCTGGGGTGACGGGTGGGACGGGAATGTCCGTGACGGCTGGCAGCGCTGGATCGATGCGGAGGGGCTCGACGTGACCCCGACGCGCCATGGGGTCGTCGCGACATGAGTGAAGCCACCACCGAGGACGAGCCGTCACCGAACGACCTCGACGCTCGATCATGGAGGTTCGTCGCGCGTAGCGTGCTCCGCAAGTTCGGTGCAGACGGCACGGGCGACATCGCCGCCGGTCTCACCTTCCACGCCTTGCTCGCCTTGATCCCCGCAATCATGGTCATCGTGTCGGTCGTGAGTCTCCTCGGGAAGGAGTCTGAAACCGTGGGGCTCGTGCTCGAGGTCGCCCGAACGGTGGCCTCGCCGGAGGTCGCGGAAGGCCTGGCATCGCTCGTGGATGCGCTGGCCGACTCCTCGATCGCCGGGCTGGCACTGGCGACAGGTCTCGCGCTCATGATCTGGGCGGGTGCTCGCTACATCGCCGTGCTGGGACGCGGTATGAACCGGATCTACGGTGTGGACGAGGGGCGGCCCGGCTGGGCGTTGAAGCTGATGCAGCTCGGTGTCAGCGTCGTCCTGTTCGCGACGATCTGGGCGGCTGTGGCTGTGCTGACGCTCACTGAGCCGGTGGCATCGGCGATCGGGGATGCGCTCTCGCTGGGGGATTCGGTTCTCATCGGATGGCAGATCATCCGCTGGCCTCTCCTTGCGGCACTCGTCGTCGCGGCGGTCGCCTTCGTCTACGACCGGGCGCCGAACGTGAAGCATCCGAAGTTCCGGTGGGTCAGTCTCGGCGCGGGTACGGCGATCCTCGTGCTCCTCATCGCCACGGCGCTCTTCAGCTTCTATGTCTCGACCATCGTGGACTACGACCGCGTCTACGGTCCGCTCGCCGGCGCGATCATCTTCCTGCTCTGGCTGTGGATCGCGAACCTGGCGCTGGTGCTGGGGGTCGAGTTCGATGCCGGAGTGGAGCGAGCGCGCGAGCTGCGCGCGGGAGAGCCCGCCGAGTACCGTGTGCAGTTGCCGTTGCGTGACACGACCCAGGTGGAGGCGAAGCAGCAGCGGGCAACGGACGAGGTCCGCGAGGCCAGGGAGATCCGTCGTCACTCGGACGACACCTCCAGCTGACGGACAGGAACAGTCCCTCCGTTCATCCCCAAGTACGGCGCGACAGAACTGCTTGTCGGCGAAGCATCGCCGTCATCCCTGTCACCGCAAGGATTTCGACGGCGCAACGAAGGCGTAGCGTCCGCGCTCTTCCAGCGGTGGGTGCACGCTCGGTAGCGTCTATCCGACATATCGAGTCATTCTGACGAGCGCGTAACCCGGCGCGTGAGTTGCTGAAGGCTCCGGAGGGGGTCGTCCGACATGATCGAGCGCATCGAGACTGCTGAGGTAAGTCGCCGCAGTATGATCCGAGCAGCCGCCTGGTCGCTCCCGGTGATTGCTCTCGCGGTCGCCACTCCCGCGGCGGCGGCATCCATTCCTGGCGACCTCGAGCTGGCGTTCGGTGCGACGTCCTACACGGGCGCGGGCTGCGCGACCCTGGCATCCGTCGCGATCACCGTCACCCGCGGGGGACTGTCGGCGGCAGGGGTTCCTGTGACGGTCACGCTGCCCGACGGACTCACCTGGACGGATGGCACCGCGAGCGCGCGCGTCCTCACCAGCAGTGGAACCGGCGAAGTCGTTCTCACGGCGCTGCAGGCACCCGCCAACACGGGGATCTACACGGTGAGCGCCAGCGCCGAGTCGATCATCACCACGGCCAGGGTCACGATCACCGGGGCAGTGGGCACCCCCACCGCCTGGCAGAACTATCGACTGACGAGCCTCGATCGCAACACGACGTTCGCGAATGTACCGTCCTCGGCGACGCCGTTGGGGAACAACTACTTCTTCGCCGACAACACGTTGTACTGGGGGAACGATCGCAACGTCGGAGGGCTCGTGGTCGCCACCGGTGTCGCAGAGGCCATCGCGTTCCACGGGAACGACGGTGACTACGCCTCCGCCTACGTGGGCGGTCGATGGGTCAGCTACGCGGGCAACTCGGTGAGCGCGACTTACGCGTCAGTACCCTCATCCGCGACGGCGCTCGAGAACAACTACTTCCTCGACGGAACCACCCTCTGGTTCAAGAACACCGTCGTGTCGACGTCCGTGGTGAACGCGCGCGGCTGGCACGGCGGGAACACCGACTATGCCGACGTCCTCATCGGCAGCACCTGGGCGACGTACGCAGGGACCGGCGTCTACGAGACGTACTCCGCGGTTCCTGCCGCGGCGACCCCGATCGGCAACAAATACTTCCTGAACGGCACCACGCTGTGGTTCAAGAACAGCATCGTGACGACGAACGCCCAATCAGCGATCGGCTTCCGAAGCCCCAACAACGACTACGCCGACGTGCTGCTCGGAAGCACCTGGGTGACCTACCGGGAGGGTGGAGGCGTCGCGGAGACCTATGCCTCCGTGCCCGCCACGGCGAAGCCCCTGCGCAACCACTACTTCCTGAACGGGATGACGCTCTACTACAAGAACACCGTCGTCTCCTCGAATGTCGGCTCGGCGGCCGGCTACTACGGCGGAGACACGCCGCAGAGCCATGCGGACTTCGTGAACTTCCGGGATTCGGGGCTATGCACTGTCTGACGGGTTTGAAGGGCCGTCACTGAAGAGCGTGCGGTCGTACGGGCCACGTGCCGTCGAGTGTCTCCTCCGGCTCGAGGCGTCCGACGCTGATGAAGTACTCGGTGAGACTCTCCGCCTGGGATCGAGCCCAGCCGACCTGGCGGGTGTGCAGTTCTGTGAGCGACTGCGGAAGCACGAACTGCCGAGCGAGCGCCTGAGCCACGCGTCCGGCTGCGATCGCATCGGCGGAGGCCTCGTGTGCGCCTTCGAGCGGCACCGCATAGTGCGCCGCGACGACCTCGAGTGTGCGCTTGCCCTTGCGGTAGCGGTCGTAGGCCTTGTCGATCACGAGCGGATCGATGATCGGCGAGGGGTCGGTCAGAGGTTCGATTCCGTGACGCACCGCCTCGTGGGCGAGCAAGGAGAAATCATAGGACGCGTTGTATGCCACGACCGGTACTCCTTGGGCGAGGAGGGAGCGGAGTGCACCGGTCACCTCGGCGACGACCTCCGCGGCCGGCCGGCCGTGCGCGCGGGCGTGGGTGGTCGTGATGCCGTGGACTGCGGTCGCACCTTCTGGGATGGCGATGCCGGGATCGGCGAGCCAGGAGCGAGCCGCCACCTGTCGTCCGTTCGCATCGAGAACCCCGACGTGCGCGGTGACGATCCGATCCGCGGTGACGTCGACACCGGTGGTCTCGAGGTCGAACACGCCGACGCGGGTGAGCCAGGCGGGGAGGTCTGGTGCAGGCGCCATGCCTTCACGGTAGGACGAGCCGCCGACATCCAGCGGAAGGCACACGGCGACTCCGTAGACTCGATGCATGACCGTGCCTTCCCCCTACGCTGACCGCCTGAGCCGTCTGCCCGTTCAGCGGCACGAGGTCGAGGTGTCAGGGGGTGTGACTGCCTACTGGGTCTATGGTCCGCAGGACGCGGAGACCACCGTGATCGCGGTGCACGGCTTCCGAGGTGAGCATCATGGGCTCGAACCGGTGCTCGCTTTCCTCCCCGAAGCACGCGTGATCGCGCCAGACCTGCCCGGATTCGGTGAAACCTCACCTCTGCCCGGCCAGTCGCATGATCTCGATGCCTATGCCGAGTGGCTGACGGAGTTCGCAGGGACGGTCGCCCCCGGGGCGGTCATCCTGGGTCACTCCTTCGGCTCCATCGTCACGGCTGCGGCCGTCGCCGGGGGGCTGGAAACGCCACGACTGATCCTGATGAACCCGATCGGCGCCCCGGCGCTGGAAGGCCCCAAGGGGCTGATGACGCGGCTCGCCGTGCTCTACTACGCGCTCGGTGCGCGTCTCCCCGAACGACTCGGCACCGCGCTGCTGCGCAATCGGGTGATCGTGCGCGTCATGAGCATCACCATGGCGAAGACCAAGGATCCGGCGCTGCGCCGCTTCATCCACGACCAGCACGACACCTACTTCTCGCGGTTCTCCGACCGTGACGTCCTGCGCGACGCGTTCGTGGCGAGCGTGTCGCACGATGTGAGGGAGTTCGCCTCGGAGATCGACGTCCCCACGCTGCTCGTCGCCGCGGAGCGGGACGACATCACCCCGATCGAGGCGGAGCGCACCCTCGCGAAGCGGTTCTCCGATGCATCGCTCGTCGAGATCGCTCACGTGGGTCACCTGATCCACTACGAGACCCC
It encodes:
- a CDS encoding amidohydrolase — translated: MRENSPSSEPIAMIRAVRIGGPGREFLLDDEPVDIQIAEGHIVDIAPTGTLRPQGEVLDADGTWAVPGLWDNHVHTVQWALAAEREPLGLVVSAAEAARRMTHVAPLADGRRVGSGYRDALWSDAPDLFTLDAATGDVPTYLINADVHSVWLNSAALRREGFHSVDGILREEDAFEISRRLNAVDPAHSDRAVQQAGEQAASRGVTGLVDFDMAWNAEAWPRRIAAGFAAHRVEFAVYPFDLDRAIAAGLRTGELLEPEGDPSARGGLVRVGPLKIISDGSLGTRTAACSHAYPGDPANFGVLNVPRDALIEALVTATGAGLSVAVHAIGDRATTSALDAFTVSGATGTIEHAQLVRHADLARFARLGVSASVQPQHALDDRDLVERHWAEQTAIGYPLASLLAAGAEVRFGSDAPVAELDPWRAIAAAVSRTDDEREPWHPEERVSVDQALQASVRSSIRPGEPADIVLCGLNPQTSTGSELRGMPVMATVLAGRVTHTA
- a CDS encoding Dps family protein, which encodes MSKAQTVSTTASDPTVAAAAAQFLSPVVLGLEALTVNGKQAHWHVRGANFIGVHELLDTIVAHAGDFADTAAERIVALGLPIDARLSTVAEKAGTSAVPAGFTQSDELVRAVIADIDAILVDVKAAIDGLDEVDLTSQDVAIEIMRGLEKDRWFLVSHIAA
- a CDS encoding gamma carbonic anhydrase family protein; translated protein: MTIAAGASVLALPDRTPSIADDAFVAEGARVVGDVTLSPGVSVWYNAVLRADSAPIVIGRDSNVQDNVSLHVDDGHPVVVGAKVSIGHNAVVHGCTIGDGSLVGMGAVILSGAVIGDGCLIAGGAVVLGGTEVPDGSLVAGVPAKVRRALSDEERAGLVANADIYLTHLQTHSAATPA
- a CDS encoding YihY/virulence factor BrkB family protein — encoded protein: MSEATTEDEPSPNDLDARSWRFVARSVLRKFGADGTGDIAAGLTFHALLALIPAIMVIVSVVSLLGKESETVGLVLEVARTVASPEVAEGLASLVDALADSSIAGLALATGLALMIWAGARYIAVLGRGMNRIYGVDEGRPGWALKLMQLGVSVVLFATIWAAVAVLTLTEPVASAIGDALSLGDSVLIGWQIIRWPLLAALVVAAVAFVYDRAPNVKHPKFRWVSLGAGTAILVLLIATALFSFYVSTIVDYDRVYGPLAGAIIFLLWLWIANLALVLGVEFDAGVERARELRAGEPAEYRVQLPLRDTTQVEAKQQRATDEVREAREIRRHSDDTSS
- a CDS encoding 3'-5' exonuclease is translated as MAPAPDLPAWLTRVGVFDLETTGVDVTADRIVTAHVGVLDANGRQVAARSWLADPGIAIPEGATAVHGITTTHARAHGRPAAEVVAEVTGALRSLLAQGVPVVAYNASYDFSLLAHEAVRHGIEPLTDPSPIIDPLVIDKAYDRYRKGKRTLEVVAAHYAVPLEGAHEASADAIAAGRVAQALARQFVLPQSLTELHTRQVGWARSQAESLTEYFISVGRLEPEETLDGTWPVRPHALQ
- a CDS encoding alpha/beta fold hydrolase, which gives rise to MTVPSPYADRLSRLPVQRHEVEVSGGVTAYWVYGPQDAETTVIAVHGFRGEHHGLEPVLAFLPEARVIAPDLPGFGETSPLPGQSHDLDAYAEWLTEFAGTVAPGAVILGHSFGSIVTAAAVAGGLETPRLILMNPIGAPALEGPKGLMTRLAVLYYALGARLPERLGTALLRNRVIVRVMSITMAKTKDPALRRFIHDQHDTYFSRFSDRDVLRDAFVASVSHDVREFASEIDVPTLLVAAERDDITPIEAERTLAKRFSDASLVEIAHVGHLIHYETPAEAAGAIRRFLRIPVARGR